One genomic window of Geodermatophilus sp. DSM 44513 includes the following:
- a CDS encoding ABC transporter ATP-binding protein, giving the protein MSLAASVTVARGPMTVGLDVAVADGEVLAVLGPNGAGKSTLLRVLAGLLRPDDGRVVVGTDVWVDVAAGVHLPAHERRLGMVFQDHLLFPHLSVTDNVAFGLRTRGVRKHAARATAREWLARVGVADLADRRPGQLSGGQAQRAALARALVGDPALLLLDEPLSALDARTRLTVRAELRRHLADYGGSTVLVTHDPVDAMALADRVVVVEEGRVVQAGTPADVSRHPRTDYVARLVGLALLPGTGEGGSVRLEGGGRVAVAEPSAGPVFVAVRPESVALYPSRPDGSPRNVWPARLVAATPHGSTVRCELAGEVPLIADVTATAFAELGLAPGTPVWASVKASEVAVYER; this is encoded by the coding sequence GTGAGCCTGGCCGCCTCGGTCACCGTGGCCCGCGGGCCGATGACCGTCGGGCTCGACGTGGCCGTCGCCGACGGGGAGGTGCTCGCCGTCCTCGGGCCGAACGGCGCGGGCAAGTCGACGCTGCTGCGGGTGCTGGCCGGGCTGCTGCGCCCGGACGACGGGCGGGTCGTCGTCGGCACGGACGTGTGGGTGGACGTCGCCGCCGGCGTACACCTGCCGGCGCACGAGCGGCGCCTGGGCATGGTCTTCCAGGACCACCTGCTCTTCCCGCACCTGTCGGTCACCGACAACGTCGCCTTCGGGCTGCGCACCCGGGGCGTCCGCAAGCACGCCGCGCGCGCGACGGCACGGGAGTGGCTGGCGCGGGTGGGCGTCGCCGACCTCGCCGACCGGCGGCCCGGCCAGCTCTCCGGCGGGCAGGCGCAGCGGGCCGCGCTGGCCCGCGCGCTGGTCGGTGACCCGGCGCTGCTGCTGCTCGACGAACCCCTGTCGGCGCTGGACGCGCGCACCCGGCTCACCGTCCGCGCCGAGCTGCGCCGCCACCTGGCCGACTACGGCGGCAGCACGGTGCTGGTCACCCACGACCCGGTCGACGCGATGGCGCTGGCCGACCGGGTCGTCGTCGTGGAGGAGGGGCGCGTCGTGCAGGCCGGCACGCCCGCCGACGTCAGCCGCCACCCGCGCACCGACTACGTGGCCCGGCTGGTCGGCCTGGCGCTGCTGCCGGGCACCGGCGAGGGCGGGTCCGTCCGGCTGGAGGGCGGCGGCCGGGTGGCGGTGGCCGAGCCGAGTGCGGGGCCGGTGTTCGTCGCCGTCCGCCCCGAGTCGGTGGCGCTCTACCCCTCCCGGCCCGACGGCAGCCCGCGCAACGTCTGGCCGGCCCGGCTGGTCGCGGCCACCCCGCACGGCTCGACGGTGCGCTGCGAGCTGGCCGGTGAGGTGCCGCTGATCGCCGACGTCACCGCCACCGCCTTCGCCGAGCTGGGCCTGGCCCCCGGCACGCCGGTGTGGGCGTCGGTCAAGGCCTCCGAGGTCGCGGTCTACGAACGCTGA
- a CDS encoding molybdopterin-binding protein codes for MSARYRIAEAAGLLGVSDDTVRRWIDSGRLPASRDGGGPAHVDGADLARLAASLHDAPEPGATRGSSARNRLTGIVTRVVRDTVMAQVEIQAGPFRVVSLMSREAADELGLDVGVRAVATVKATQVSVDVP; via the coding sequence GTGAGCGCCCGCTACCGGATCGCCGAGGCAGCGGGCCTGCTCGGCGTCAGCGACGACACGGTGCGCCGCTGGATCGACAGCGGCCGGCTGCCCGCGTCCCGCGACGGCGGTGGCCCGGCGCACGTGGACGGCGCCGACCTCGCCCGGCTGGCCGCCTCGCTGCACGACGCGCCCGAGCCCGGCGCGACCCGCGGTTCGTCGGCGCGCAACCGGCTGACCGGCATCGTCACCCGCGTCGTCCGGGACACCGTGATGGCCCAGGTGGAGATCCAGGCCGGGCCGTTCCGGGTGGTCTCGCTGATGTCGCGGGAGGCGGCCGACGAGCTGGGGCTGGACGTCGGCGTGCGCGCCGTGGCGACGGTCAAGGCCACCCAGGTCAGCGTCGACGTCCCCTGA
- the modA gene encoding molybdate ABC transporter substrate-binding protein: protein MSRRVVVPVLAALLLAGCGGSSGGAATPSPAGDGAAGDALSGTLTVFAAASLTDVFTDLGGRLEVEHPALDVQFNFAASTALATQVLQGAPADVFASAAEPQMDRVADAGLVDAPEVFAANELMLVVPPDDPAAVRPPQGAGIPRLADLVRDDLTMAVCALEVPCGAAAAEVLGAAGIEDVPDTYEEDVRAVLTKVQLGEVDAGLVYVSDVHAAGDSVLAYAFTESVLARNRYPIGVLGSAPNPEAARAFVDLVLSEEGRQVLRDAGLQEP, encoded by the coding sequence GTGTCCCGACGCGTCGTGGTGCCGGTGCTGGCCGCGCTGCTGCTCGCGGGTTGCGGTGGCTCGTCCGGCGGGGCGGCCACGCCGTCACCCGCGGGCGACGGTGCCGCGGGGGACGCGCTGTCCGGGACCCTCACCGTCTTCGCCGCCGCCTCGCTGACCGACGTCTTCACCGACCTGGGCGGCCGGCTGGAGGTCGAGCACCCCGCGCTGGACGTGCAGTTCAACTTCGCCGCCAGCACGGCGCTGGCCACCCAGGTCCTCCAGGGCGCCCCGGCCGACGTCTTCGCCAGCGCCGCGGAGCCGCAGATGGACCGCGTCGCGGACGCGGGACTGGTCGACGCACCCGAGGTCTTCGCAGCCAACGAGCTCATGCTCGTCGTCCCGCCCGACGACCCGGCCGCCGTCCGGCCGCCGCAGGGAGCCGGCATCCCCCGGCTGGCGGACCTGGTCCGCGACGACCTCACCATGGCCGTCTGCGCCCTGGAGGTCCCCTGCGGTGCCGCTGCGGCCGAGGTGCTCGGTGCGGCCGGGATCGAGGACGTCCCCGACACGTACGAGGAGGACGTCCGGGCGGTGCTCACCAAGGTGCAGCTCGGTGAGGTCGACGCCGGCCTGGTGTACGTCTCCGACGTGCACGCCGCGGGCGACAGCGTCCTGGCCTACGCGTTCACCGAGTCCGTGCTGGCACGCAACCGCTACCCGATCGGCGTCCTGGGGAGTGCGCCGAACCCCGAGGCGGCCCGGGCCTTCGTCGACCTGGTCCTGAGCGAGGAGGGCCGACAGGTGCTGCGGGACGCCGGTCTGCAGGAGCCGTGA
- a CDS encoding NTP transferase domain-containing protein, with protein MSTVAGVVLAAGGGRRYGMAKALVEYGGSLLVERAVRTARAVCDPVLVVLGARAVDVWRTADLDGATVLANRDWETGMASSLRTGLDGLRGWPVAAGRRGGGAIDAALVTLVDMPGMTPEALAALAAHAAPDALAVATYDGVRGHPVLIGRDHWAGVVATATGDEGARRYLATHPVTEVDCTGLADPADLDVPPGEVPSAP; from the coding sequence ATGAGCACGGTCGCGGGAGTGGTCCTCGCCGCGGGCGGTGGGCGCCGCTACGGGATGGCCAAGGCGCTGGTCGAGTACGGGGGCAGCCTGCTGGTCGAGCGGGCGGTGCGGACGGCGCGCGCGGTGTGCGACCCGGTGCTCGTCGTCCTCGGCGCCCGGGCGGTCGACGTCTGGCGGACGGCGGACCTCGACGGCGCCACCGTGCTGGCCAACCGCGACTGGGAGACCGGGATGGCGTCCTCGCTGCGCACCGGGCTGGACGGCCTGCGCGGCTGGCCCGTGGCGGCGGGGCGGCGGGGTGGGGGAGCGATCGACGCGGCGCTGGTCACCCTGGTGGACATGCCAGGCATGACGCCGGAGGCCCTGGCCGCGCTCGCCGCGCACGCCGCCCCGGACGCGCTGGCGGTCGCCACCTACGACGGCGTCCGCGGGCACCCGGTGCTGATCGGCCGCGACCACTGGGCCGGTGTCGTGGCGACGGCGACCGGCGACGAGGGCGCCCGCCGGTACCTCGCCACGCACCCGGTCACCGAGGTCGACTGCACCGGCCTGGCCGATCCGGCCGACCTCGACGTGCCCCCGGGGGAGGTACCGTCGGCGCCGTGA
- a CDS encoding molybdenum cofactor biosynthesis protein MoaE: MIARPLIAAVVDAPLSVAEHEDAVADKRAGAVVSFAGVVRDHDGGRSVTELEYVGHPSAAQVITELAEEFAARPDVHAVAVSHRVGLLAIGDVALACAVSTSHRGQAFAACAELVDLVKERLPIWKRQVFTDGEEEWVACP; this comes from the coding sequence GTGATCGCCAGGCCCCTGATCGCCGCAGTCGTCGACGCGCCGCTGTCGGTCGCCGAGCACGAGGACGCCGTGGCCGACAAACGGGCCGGAGCGGTCGTGTCCTTCGCCGGCGTGGTCCGCGACCACGACGGCGGGCGCTCGGTCACCGAGCTGGAGTACGTCGGCCACCCGAGCGCCGCGCAGGTGATCACCGAGCTGGCGGAGGAGTTCGCCGCCCGCCCCGACGTGCACGCCGTCGCCGTCTCCCACCGGGTGGGCCTGCTCGCCATCGGCGACGTCGCGCTGGCCTGCGCGGTGAGCACCTCGCACCGCGGCCAGGCGTTCGCCGCCTGCGCGGAGCTCGTCGACCTGGTGAAGGAGCGGCTGCCGATCTGGAAGCGGCAGGTCTTCACCGACGGCGAGGAGGAGTGGGTCGCCTGCCCCTAG
- a CDS encoding SMP-30/gluconolactonase/LRE family protein: MPGPALPRRTTTRGVVLVGTALATLAATTVPAAATDRTWTDRPWTDAAADTEVIELPGAGGAEGIAPGGDDTFYAGDLSDGDVYRGDLRRGTAELFIDAPEGRVAVGMDTDPENGLLFVAGGPTGQAYVYDTRSGTTVATYQLGGTTGSFVNDVAVTRDGAWFTDSRAAQLYFVPVDHHGRPGEARTLQLDGPAAELSGQFNLNGIADARYGRVLVVAHSTNQALYTVDPATGDSARIDVGGPLPNADGVEYRDGRVWVVQNRVNQVSRIDLAEDLASGTVEEVITDEDFQVPTTAILWRGGLAAVNAQFELTDAGPFEVVLVDAY, translated from the coding sequence ATGCCCGGTCCCGCGCTCCCCCGCCGGACGACGACCCGGGGGGTGGTCCTGGTCGGGACCGCCCTCGCCACGCTCGCTGCCACCACCGTCCCCGCCGCCGCGACCGACCGGACGTGGACCGACCGGCCGTGGACCGACGCCGCAGCCGACACCGAGGTCATCGAGCTCCCGGGCGCCGGAGGGGCCGAGGGCATCGCGCCCGGCGGTGACGACACCTTCTACGCCGGGGACCTCAGCGACGGCGACGTGTACCGCGGGGACCTGCGCCGCGGCACCGCCGAGCTGTTCATCGACGCACCCGAGGGCCGCGTCGCGGTCGGCATGGACACCGACCCGGAGAACGGACTGCTCTTCGTCGCCGGCGGCCCCACCGGCCAGGCGTACGTCTACGACACCCGCTCCGGCACGACGGTGGCCACCTACCAGCTGGGCGGGACGACGGGCTCGTTCGTCAACGACGTGGCGGTGACCCGGGACGGCGCCTGGTTCACCGACAGCCGCGCCGCGCAGCTGTACTTCGTGCCGGTCGACCACCACGGCCGGCCCGGTGAGGCCCGGACGCTGCAGCTGGACGGCCCCGCGGCCGAGCTGTCCGGGCAGTTCAACCTCAACGGCATCGCCGACGCGCGGTACGGCCGGGTGCTCGTCGTCGCGCACTCCACGAACCAGGCGCTGTACACCGTCGACCCGGCCACCGGCGACAGCGCCCGCATCGACGTCGGAGGTCCGCTGCCCAACGCCGACGGCGTCGAGTACCGCGACGGCCGGGTGTGGGTGGTGCAGAACCGGGTCAACCAGGTCTCCCGGATCGACCTGGCCGAGGACCTCGCCTCCGGCACGGTCGAGGAGGTCATCACCGACGAGGACTTCCAGGTGCCGACGACGGCCATCCTGTGGCGCGGCGGCCTGGCGGCGGTCAACGCCCAGTTCGAGCTCACCGACGCCGGCCCGTTCGAGGTCGTCCTGGTCGACGCGTACTGA
- a CDS encoding ABC transporter permease codes for MRRGAGVPLPLLVPALLAVAFLVLPLLGLVVRAPWGELWPQLSTPAVGQALRLSLVSATLATLVSVVLGVPLAWVLARSRVRGRSVLRALVTVPLVLPPVVGGVALFLVLGRQGLVGAWLDDAFGLTIPFTTTAVVIAETFVAMPFLVISVEGALRAADARFEDAAATLGADRWTTFRRVTLPLVAPGVAAGAVLCWARALGEFGATITFAGNFPGTTQTMPLAVYLALQRDPQAAVVLSLVLLAVSLATLLLLRDRWLSRAGAAA; via the coding sequence GTGAGGCGGGGGGCCGGCGTCCCGCTCCCGCTGCTCGTCCCCGCCCTGCTGGCGGTCGCCTTCCTGGTGCTGCCGCTGCTCGGCCTGGTCGTCCGCGCGCCGTGGGGCGAGCTGTGGCCGCAGCTGTCCACCCCCGCCGTCGGGCAGGCGCTGCGGTTGTCCCTGGTCTCGGCGACCCTGGCCACCCTGGTCTCCGTCGTGCTCGGCGTGCCGTTGGCCTGGGTGCTGGCCCGCTCGCGGGTGCGCGGCCGCTCGGTGCTGCGCGCGCTGGTCACCGTGCCGCTGGTGCTGCCCCCGGTGGTCGGCGGTGTGGCGCTGTTCCTGGTGCTCGGCCGGCAGGGCCTGGTCGGTGCCTGGCTGGACGACGCCTTCGGCCTGACCATCCCGTTCACCACCACCGCGGTGGTCATCGCGGAGACCTTCGTCGCGATGCCCTTCCTGGTCATCAGCGTCGAGGGCGCGCTGCGTGCCGCCGACGCCCGCTTCGAGGACGCCGCCGCCACCCTGGGTGCCGACCGGTGGACGACGTTCCGCCGGGTCACCCTGCCGCTGGTCGCCCCCGGCGTGGCGGCCGGGGCGGTGCTGTGCTGGGCGCGCGCGCTGGGCGAGTTCGGCGCCACGATCACCTTCGCCGGCAACTTCCCGGGTACGACGCAGACGATGCCGCTGGCGGTCTACCTGGCCCTGCAGCGCGACCCGCAGGCGGCGGTGGTGCTGTCCCTGGTGCTGCTCGCCGTCTCGCTGGCCACCCTGCTCCTGCTGCGCGACCGCTGGCTGTCCCGGGCCGGTGCCGCGGCGTGA
- a CDS encoding ATP-dependent DNA helicase RecQ codes for MPISGRGKRVPVPRTDQRNPAGASPSVRTRRIRRVARDLLGYEDFRPGQEEAMQAVVAGCDTLAVLPSGAGKSAVYQVAGELVDGPVLVVSPLIALQRDQVDRLAELDGLAGQAAQLNSTLPAREQRAALEGLADGTVRHLFLAPEQLTKPEVVEAITQARPALFVVDEAHCVSAWGHDFRPDYLRLGGVVEQLGHPTVLALTATAAPPVRAEIVERLHMRDAHVVVAGFDRPEIRLEVERHADAAGKDRAVLDRVTGLVGEGRVPGIVYSATRKGTESVADALTERGLRVRPYHAGLRRADREDTQRAFMADELDVVVATTAFGMGIDKPDTRFVVHAEPADSVDSYYQEIGRAGRDGQPALAVLVYRQEDLGIRKFFAAGVPAEEELQQVAGLVGAAEAAGLEDGVAVGQLREETGRAASPLARDLNLLEQVSAVVLDEDGAAHPAEDAPAPGEAAAAARELAEHHQRVDQSRVEMMRGYAETTQCRRQFLLGYFGEQLDRPCGNCDTCAAGLSCAPPDDGATPFPVQTPVQHAEWGPGVVMRVEGDRVVVLFDQVGYKTLALAAVLEHGLLARRDT; via the coding sequence TTGCCGATCTCCGGCCGCGGGAAGCGGGTGCCGGTGCCCCGCACCGACCAGAGGAACCCCGCCGGGGCGTCGCCCTCCGTCCGCACCCGCCGCATCCGCCGGGTCGCCCGCGACCTGCTCGGCTACGAGGACTTCCGGCCGGGACAGGAGGAGGCGATGCAGGCCGTCGTCGCCGGCTGCGACACCCTCGCGGTGCTGCCCTCGGGCGCCGGCAAGTCGGCGGTCTACCAGGTCGCCGGGGAACTGGTCGACGGGCCGGTGCTGGTCGTGTCACCGCTGATCGCGCTGCAGCGCGACCAGGTCGACCGGCTCGCCGAGCTCGACGGACTGGCCGGGCAGGCCGCCCAGCTCAACTCCACCCTCCCCGCCCGGGAGCAGCGCGCCGCCCTGGAGGGACTGGCGGACGGGACGGTCCGCCACCTCTTCCTCGCGCCCGAGCAGCTGACCAAGCCGGAGGTGGTCGAGGCGATCACGCAGGCGCGACCCGCCCTGTTCGTCGTCGACGAGGCGCACTGCGTCTCCGCCTGGGGTCACGACTTCCGCCCCGACTACCTGCGCCTGGGCGGCGTGGTCGAGCAGCTGGGCCACCCGACGGTGCTCGCCCTCACCGCGACCGCCGCCCCACCGGTGCGCGCGGAGATCGTGGAGCGGCTGCACATGCGCGACGCGCACGTCGTCGTCGCCGGCTTCGACCGCCCGGAGATCCGCCTGGAGGTCGAGCGGCACGCCGACGCGGCCGGCAAGGACCGGGCCGTGCTCGACCGGGTCACCGGGCTGGTCGGCGAGGGCCGGGTGCCGGGGATCGTCTACAGCGCCACGCGCAAGGGCACCGAGTCCGTCGCGGACGCGCTCACCGAGCGCGGGCTGCGGGTGCGGCCGTACCACGCGGGCCTGCGGAGGGCCGACCGGGAGGACACCCAGCGCGCGTTCATGGCCGACGAGCTGGACGTCGTGGTCGCCACCACCGCCTTCGGCATGGGCATCGACAAGCCCGACACCCGCTTCGTCGTGCACGCCGAACCCGCGGACTCCGTGGACAGCTACTACCAGGAGATCGGCCGGGCCGGCCGCGACGGGCAGCCGGCGCTGGCGGTGCTGGTCTACCGCCAGGAGGACCTGGGCATCCGGAAGTTCTTCGCCGCCGGCGTCCCCGCCGAGGAGGAGCTGCAGCAGGTCGCCGGGCTGGTCGGCGCCGCCGAGGCCGCCGGCCTCGAGGACGGCGTCGCCGTCGGTCAGCTGCGCGAGGAGACCGGCCGGGCCGCCAGCCCGCTGGCCCGCGACCTCAACCTGCTCGAGCAGGTGTCGGCCGTCGTCCTCGACGAGGACGGCGCCGCCCACCCGGCGGAGGACGCGCCCGCGCCCGGCGAGGCCGCGGCGGCCGCCCGCGAGCTGGCCGAGCACCACCAGCGGGTCGACCAGAGCCGCGTGGAGATGATGCGCGGCTACGCCGAGACCACCCAGTGCCGGCGGCAGTTCCTGCTCGGCTACTTCGGCGAGCAGCTGGACCGGCCGTGCGGCAACTGCGACACCTGCGCGGCCGGGCTGTCCTGCGCGCCGCCGGACGACGGCGCGACGCCCTTCCCGGTGCAGACCCCGGTGCAGCACGCCGAGTGGGGGCCCGGCGTGGTCATGCGGGTCGAGGGCGACCGGGTCGTCGTCCTCTTCGACCAGGTCGGCTACAAGACACTGGCGCTGGCCGCCGTCCTGGAGCACGGCCTGCTCGCCCGGCGGGACACCTGA
- the moaA gene encoding GTP 3',8-cyclase MoaA: MTSTNPLPDPVLRRPDPTPGTGGLVDRHGRVATDLRVSLTDRCNLRCTYCMPPEGLDWLPKVEVLTDEELVRLVRIGVEHLGIREVRFTGGEPLLRPGLVGIVAAATALRPRPEVSLTTNAIGLARVAPALAAAGLDRINCSLDTVDRARFKQLTHRDRLDDVLAGLAAAQRAGLTPVKVNAVLLRGMNEADAVPLLDFCLEHGYELRFIEQMPLDAHHAWTRGEMVTAEDILERLSAAHTLTPDTEERGSAPAERWLVDGGPATVGVIASVTRSFCGSCDRTRLTADGQVRNCLFAREESDLRTALRDGATDAEIADRWRIATLGKLPGHGIDDPSFLQPTRPMSAIGG, translated from the coding sequence GTGACCTCGACCAACCCGCTCCCGGACCCGGTGCTCCGCCGTCCGGACCCCACCCCCGGGACCGGTGGGCTGGTGGACCGGCACGGCCGGGTGGCCACCGACCTGCGGGTCTCGCTGACCGACCGGTGCAACCTGCGCTGCACCTACTGCATGCCGCCGGAGGGCCTGGACTGGCTGCCCAAGGTGGAGGTGCTCACCGACGAGGAGCTCGTCCGGTTGGTCCGCATCGGCGTGGAGCACCTGGGCATCCGCGAGGTCCGCTTCACCGGCGGGGAACCGCTGCTGCGCCCCGGCCTGGTCGGCATCGTGGCTGCGGCCACCGCGCTGCGCCCGCGGCCGGAGGTCAGCCTCACGACCAACGCGATCGGCCTGGCCCGGGTGGCGCCCGCGCTGGCCGCCGCGGGCCTGGACCGGATCAACTGCAGCCTGGACACCGTCGACCGCGCCCGCTTCAAGCAGCTGACCCACCGCGACCGCCTCGACGACGTGCTCGCCGGCCTGGCCGCCGCGCAGCGCGCGGGGCTCACCCCGGTCAAGGTCAACGCCGTCCTGCTGCGCGGCATGAACGAGGCCGACGCCGTCCCGCTGCTGGACTTCTGCCTGGAGCACGGCTACGAGCTGCGCTTCATCGAGCAGATGCCGCTGGACGCCCACCACGCCTGGACGCGCGGTGAGATGGTCACCGCCGAGGACATCCTCGAGCGGCTGTCGGCGGCGCACACCCTCACGCCCGACACCGAGGAGCGCGGGTCCGCGCCGGCCGAGCGGTGGCTGGTGGACGGCGGCCCGGCGACCGTCGGCGTCATCGCCTCGGTGACCCGCTCGTTCTGCGGCAGCTGCGACCGCACCCGGCTGACCGCCGACGGGCAGGTGCGGAACTGCCTGTTCGCCCGCGAGGAGTCCGACCTGCGGACGGCGCTGCGCGACGGCGCCACCGACGCCGAGATCGCCGACCGCTGGCGGATCGCCACCCTGGGCAAGCTGCCCGGCCACGGCATCGACGACCCGAGCTTCCTGCAGCCGACCCGGCCGATGTCCGCGATCGGGGGCTGA
- a CDS encoding MoaD/ThiS family protein, whose protein sequence is MTSLVTVRYFAGARAAAGVETETRDAGTLAELVGQIADAHGERLERVLTACSFLVDGTQTRDRSHTLAPGAVVDVLPPFAGG, encoded by the coding sequence GTGACATCGCTGGTCACCGTGCGGTACTTCGCCGGGGCCCGCGCGGCCGCCGGCGTGGAGACCGAGACCCGGGACGCCGGCACGCTGGCCGAGCTCGTCGGCCAGATCGCCGACGCGCACGGCGAGCGGCTGGAGCGGGTGCTCACCGCCTGCTCGTTCCTCGTGGACGGCACCCAGACGCGCGACCGGTCGCACACGCTGGCACCCGGCGCGGTGGTCGACGTGCTGCCCCCCTTCGCGGGGGGGTGA
- a CDS encoding MFS transporter — MSVFSPYARLFAVPGSRAFSFAGWVARLPIPMLGLGAVLLVAAETGSYGLAGAVSGTLALSFSVASPQWARAMDRRGQGAVLRVAMTGYLVSGVAFVAAVTAGAPRWSWFVLAALVGASGPNIGSLVRARWAQALAEPDRRQTAFALEAVVDEVVFVVGPPLVTLLATLVAPPAGFLTGITLGAAGGFWLARQRATEPPASPADPAAPSRRWAALNASVLVVAVTYAAVGTVFGAMDVVVVGFADEQGVPALAGLALAVYAFGSLLAGLLYGVARLPGTLAARFLATAVAFGLAAQVLWAVGSLPVLVVAGFLAGTAIAPVLVSGTSLVESRVPRTALTESLSWTTTGLTLGVTAGSALAGAAVDAWGAQAAFAVPAVAAGLAALVALAGAPLLRDRRAAVTSPRVEHSAAG; from the coding sequence GTGTCCGTGTTCAGCCCCTACGCCCGCCTGTTCGCCGTCCCCGGGTCGCGGGCGTTCTCCTTCGCCGGCTGGGTCGCCCGGCTGCCCATCCCGATGCTGGGTCTGGGTGCGGTGCTGCTGGTCGCCGCCGAGACCGGCAGCTACGGGTTGGCCGGCGCGGTCAGCGGCACGCTGGCGCTGAGCTTCTCCGTGGCCAGCCCGCAGTGGGCCCGGGCGATGGACCGCCGCGGGCAGGGCGCCGTCCTGCGGGTCGCCATGACCGGCTACCTGGTCTCCGGGGTGGCCTTCGTCGCCGCGGTCACCGCCGGGGCGCCGCGGTGGAGCTGGTTCGTGCTGGCCGCGCTGGTCGGAGCCAGCGGGCCGAACATCGGCTCGCTGGTGCGTGCCCGGTGGGCGCAGGCGCTGGCCGAGCCGGACCGCCGGCAGACCGCGTTCGCCCTGGAGGCGGTCGTCGACGAGGTCGTGTTCGTCGTGGGCCCGCCGCTGGTGACGCTGCTGGCCACGCTCGTCGCCCCGCCCGCGGGCTTCCTCACCGGCATCACCCTCGGCGCGGCCGGCGGGTTCTGGCTGGCCCGCCAGCGCGCCACCGAGCCCCCGGCCTCGCCCGCCGACCCGGCGGCGCCGTCCCGGCGGTGGGCCGCGCTGAACGCGAGCGTGCTGGTCGTGGCGGTGACCTACGCGGCGGTCGGCACGGTCTTCGGCGCGATGGACGTCGTCGTGGTGGGCTTCGCCGACGAGCAGGGCGTCCCCGCGCTGGCCGGCCTGGCGCTGGCCGTCTACGCCTTCGGCAGCCTGCTCGCCGGCCTGCTCTACGGCGTCGCCCGGCTGCCCGGGACGCTGGCCGCGCGCTTCCTGGCCACCGCGGTCGCCTTCGGGCTGGCCGCCCAGGTGCTGTGGGCCGTGGGGTCGCTGCCGGTGCTGGTGGTCGCCGGCTTCCTCGCCGGCACCGCCATCGCGCCGGTGCTGGTCTCGGGGACGTCGCTGGTCGAGTCGCGGGTGCCGCGGACCGCGCTCACCGAGTCCCTGTCCTGGACGACCACCGGGCTCACCCTCGGCGTCACGGCCGGGTCCGCGCTGGCCGGGGCCGCCGTCGACGCGTGGGGCGCGCAGGCGGCCTTCGCCGTCCCGGCGGTCGCGGCGGGGCTGGCGGCGCTGGTCGCGCTGGCCGGCGCGCCGCTGCTGCGCGACCGGCGGGCCGCTGTGACCAGCCCCCGGGTTGAGCACTCGGCTGCCGGGTAG